DNA from candidate division TA06 bacterium:
CGCCAGGCTTCCTGGAACTTTTTTGGCTTCCTCTTGCTTCATTGATCGTAGTTCCTTTACATATTGAAAGCTATTATCTTACCATCACCAGCGAAAAACCGCAACCGTGGGTGTACGCTTTTATTGCAAAGTTAGCAATTAGATATAAGCAAAAAGATAGGGGACCTACTATCCGAAGCTGATATGTATAATAATCTAGGGCTTAGCTATCAATTAGAGGGAGACTGGGATAAGGCCTTGGAATATCAAAAGAAAGCTTTAAGTATGTATGAAAAGATGAAGAACAAGTATAAAATTCCTTTTTCATACACAAACTTAGGAAAGATTTATTTTCTCAAAGGGGACCACAGTTTGGCTAAAGAATATTATCAAAAAGGAATAGAAATCGTCGAGGAGAGAAAAATTACTGGAATATTACCTGAGCTTTACTACGGCTTAGGAGAACTTTCCCTTCGGCTTAATGATTTAGAGAAGGCTTTAATTCTAGCCAAGAAAGCCCTTGAATGTGCTTCCAAGGAAGAAGATAAACTACAAATAGGCTGTGCTAATAGGCTACTAGGGATAATTTGCCGAGAGGAGAGAAAATGGCAAGAGGCGCAGAAGTGGTTAGAGGAGAGTATTGCTATTTTCGAAAGATTAAGAGTTCCCTACGAACTTGGACAGGGTTACTTAGAAATTGGTCGCTTGGAAAGAGATAGAGGTAATATTCAACTAAGCCAAGATTTCTTTAAACGCGCCAGAGAAATTTTCGAAAAGTTAGGGGCCAAAAAGGATTTAGAAAAGATAAATAAAGAATTAAAATAAAAGGGTCCGTTTTCCAAACACTTACAACGGACCCTTTCGTATAGAACCTTCTTAATCCTTTATTGGGTCTCCTATATACCAAGCACTTCATTTAGCGCTACCTCAAGCGCATGTGTAGCACCCAATGCTTGTGCAGCAGCGGCACGGAGCGTTCCAGTCACTTCGCCTTTCAGTGTCGTAAGTGTTGTTTTAGTAACGC
Protein-coding regions in this window:
- a CDS encoding tetratricopeptide repeat protein, whose protein sequence is MYNNLGLSYQLEGDWDKALEYQKKALSMYEKMKNKYKIPFSYTNLGKIYFLKGDHSLAKEYYQKGIEIVEERKITGILPELYYGLGELSLRLNDLEKALILAKKALECASKEEDKLQIGCANRLLGIICREERKWQEAQKWLEESIAIFERLRVPYELGQGYLEIGRLERDRGNIQLSQDFFKRAREIFEKLGAKKDLEKINKELK